A portion of the Bacteroidetes Order II. bacterium genome contains these proteins:
- a CDS encoding MotA/TolQ/ExbB proton channel family protein, with product MPLLNGFILALQQPTATPLATQPGPTPVTPQATTNMFDLVWSGGWVMIPIIIASLLAVYVFIERFLLYRKAAANENFIEYIRRYLQGGDVRGALTYCATISKPVAQVVKKGLERIGRPITEIQEIVLIEGRDQAYKLEKRLVWLATIAGVAPLLGFLGTVLGMVEAFQSIQSMQGQVNPSVLAGGIWTALITTVGGLIVAIPTQIAYNYLLERYHFIVNQMERFSSDFIDLLQEPVPTMVMPQTTQPYPYPQQNPQY from the coding sequence ATGCCATTGCTCAACGGATTCATCCTTGCCTTACAGCAACCAACTGCCACCCCTCTTGCTACGCAACCGGGCCCAACCCCTGTAACACCACAGGCCACAACGAATATGTTCGACCTCGTTTGGTCTGGCGGATGGGTCATGATCCCAATTATCATCGCCTCGCTTTTGGCGGTATATGTATTTATAGAACGTTTTTTACTTTACCGCAAGGCTGCAGCAAACGAAAACTTTATTGAGTACATCCGCCGATACCTACAAGGTGGCGATGTTCGGGGAGCACTGACCTATTGCGCTACCATTTCAAAACCAGTGGCACAAGTTGTAAAAAAGGGTTTAGAACGGATTGGGCGTCCGATTACCGAGATACAGGAAATTGTTCTGATCGAAGGCAGGGATCAGGCATATAAGTTAGAAAAAAGGCTGGTATGGCTTGCAACCATTGCTGGAGTTGCCCCACTTTTAGGATTTCTGGGCACTGTTTTGGGCATGGTCGAGGCATTCCAGTCTATTCAAAGTATGCAAGGGCAGGTGAATCCAAGTGTTTTAGCAGGCGGAATCTGGACGGCACTCATTACCACCGTAGGTGGTCTAATTGTTGCTATACCAACACAAATTGCCTACAATTACTTATTGGAGCGCTATCATTTCATTGTGAACCAAATGGAACGTTTTTCCTCGGACTTTATTGACCTGTTACAGGAACCCGTTCCCACTATGGTGATGCCACAAACCACGCAACCATACCCATACCCGCAACAAAATCCGCAATACTGA
- a CDS encoding biopolymer transporter ExbD, protein MSRFHFSTNKLRPMESFSQAGMADITMLLLIFFLLTSNFIIQNGLPVNVPKAEAGTPTDSEQYLTVIVTENNEIFVNQVQIREEDLVGTLNANKGDMQKVVIRADEKARHGVVTAVMSAAASLDLRVAVATELPEENTSSGR, encoded by the coding sequence ATGAGCCGCTTTCATTTTTCCACCAACAAACTCCGTCCGATGGAGTCGTTTAGTCAGGCAGGAATGGCGGACATCACCATGTTGCTCCTCATTTTTTTCTTGCTAACCTCTAATTTTATCATCCAAAATGGACTTCCGGTTAACGTCCCCAAGGCCGAAGCCGGAACCCCGACAGACAGCGAGCAATACCTGACCGTCATTGTCACGGAAAACAACGAGATTTTTGTGAATCAAGTACAAATCCGTGAAGAGGACTTGGTTGGCACCTTAAATGCAAACAAAGGGGATATGCAAAAAGTGGTCATTCGTGCAGATGAAAAAGCACGTCATGGAGTTGTCACTGCGGTGATGTCGGCGGCGGCATCGTTGGACTTACGTGTAGCAGTTGCCACCGAGCTACCAGAAGAGAACACGTCTTCTGGTAGGTAG
- the rsmG gene encoding 16S rRNA (guanine(527)-N(7))-methyltransferase RsmG, with amino-acid sequence MFQPEDFLSEQQRSLLKHYETLLIETNSRINLISRQMNPADCYERHILHCLSLTERPFPDQAEVVDFGTGGGLPGLVLAICFPKVHFHLIDSTGKKIRAVQEMSRTLGLDNVSAYALRAETWTGKAHYAVSRATAPLKDLWFWFNRVRIPFSAPVVAWQPGLLCLKGGNLTEEVAQLRRRFPRILVRQTPLTEVLRRPYFEEKVRMTIEALP; translated from the coding sequence ATGTTTCAACCTGAAGATTTTTTATCCGAACAGCAACGGTCATTGTTAAAACATTACGAGACCTTGCTTATTGAAACCAATAGCAGGATTAACCTCATTTCCAGACAAATGAATCCCGCCGACTGTTATGAACGGCATATTTTGCACTGCCTCAGCCTTACCGAGCGGCCTTTTCCAGATCAGGCAGAAGTCGTAGATTTTGGAACCGGAGGTGGCTTACCCGGTCTGGTGCTGGCCATTTGTTTTCCGAAGGTACACTTTCACTTAATAGATAGTACTGGAAAGAAAATACGGGCCGTTCAGGAAATGTCCCGCACCTTAGGATTGGATAACGTATCTGCGTATGCACTCCGGGCCGAGACCTGGACGGGAAAAGCCCATTATGCCGTCTCGCGAGCAACGGCCCCTTTGAAGGATTTGTGGTTTTGGTTCAACCGCGTGCGGATTCCCTTTTCTGCACCCGTCGTTGCTTGGCAACCCGGCCTCCTCTGTCTAAAAGGGGGGAATTTGACCGAAGAAGTGGCCCAACTCAGGCGCCGTTTTCCCCGTATATTGGTACGCCAGACCCCACTTACCGAGGTTCTGAGACGGCCTTATTTCGAAGAAAAGGTACGGATGACCATAGAAGCCCTGCCATAA
- a CDS encoding alpha/beta fold hydrolase, producing the protein MRLSLYFINHPADSRPPMLFLHGFMGNAGDWYSVIQPLEAAYRCILADLPGHRISTKDLAPDWQEVEIPLPSGTMSEIADALETFRKNVLHVPWQVAGYSMGGRVALFMACHFPTSLQRLVLISASPGLKTVAERKERQTQDEALALQLEQLALLEEDKRAFALREYLHQWYRTPIWASLHARPDILEAIISNKRQGLPAGWALSLRTIGTGMQPSLWPVLNQLALPVCLITGDYDPKFTTLNQEMAQHIHHTQHHIVPNAGHALLSEAPMELAHLILQGSRPS; encoded by the coding sequence ATGCGCCTTAGCCTCTATTTCATAAACCATCCGGCGGATTCACGTCCTCCAATGTTATTCCTCCACGGTTTTATGGGAAATGCGGGTGATTGGTATTCAGTAATCCAGCCTTTAGAAGCAGCGTATCGGTGTATTCTGGCTGATTTACCGGGGCATCGCATCTCCACAAAAGACTTGGCTCCCGATTGGCAAGAAGTGGAAATACCTTTGCCTTCCGGAACGATGTCCGAAATTGCGGACGCATTAGAAACATTTAGAAAAAACGTGCTGCACGTTCCATGGCAGGTTGCTGGTTACTCAATGGGGGGGCGTGTCGCATTGTTCATGGCCTGTCATTTCCCGACATCCCTTCAACGCTTGGTTCTCATCTCGGCTTCTCCAGGCCTAAAAACAGTAGCAGAACGCAAGGAACGACAAACACAGGACGAAGCCCTTGCTCTTCAATTGGAACAACTTGCCTTGTTAGAGGAAGATAAACGTGCCTTTGCCCTCCGAGAATACTTGCATCAGTGGTACCGTACCCCAATATGGGCTTCGCTTCATGCACGTCCCGATATTCTGGAAGCCATTATCTCGAATAAGCGACAGGGTTTACCCGCAGGATGGGCCCTATCGCTACGAACCATTGGTACAGGGATGCAGCCTTCATTATGGCCTGTTTTAAACCAACTGGCCCTTCCAGTGTGCCTGATCACAGGAGACTATGATCCCAAATTTACCACCCTAAACCAAGAGATGGCTCAGCACATTCACCACACCCAACACCATATCGTCCCCAATGCCGGACATGCCTTGCTTTCAGAAGCGCCAATGGAATTGGCACACCTCATCCTTCAAGGATCAAGACCTTCATGA
- a CDS encoding TonB-dependent receptor encodes MKKIYLLLTFCLPAWAFAQTGVVRGTVNDALTKQAIPGVTVQIVGTSFGAVSDIEGNFQISGIPVGVVTIRATFVGFTPLTKTDIVVQNSRPTVLQLELSESINEAASVTIQGSVFETKSDAPVSIRSISAEEIRRTPGGQGDISRSLLSLPGVTTGADNRNDLLVRGGGPGENAYFLDGIEIPQINHFATQGATGGPLGMINVDFIANSDFYSGGFPARYGDALSSLLIIENRPGSPDRIAGDFTVSATDAGINLDGPLGNKGNWFFSARRSYIQFLFEVIGLPILPSYWDFQTKLEYNLNKNNRLTFVGLGAIDDFEFNVPEDPTFEQQEIADRIFDNDQWSYTNGLVWRHLFKDGFMNVALSRSMNEFRFADVNRETNENVFTNTSQESENRLRVDVDKKITKTLSLGYGGGATNARIASDFFQKATPAVPFDLNFQNTLLLWKYFAYGQAILKNANGKFTSTLGLRYDGNSFLGKNYLAPRLSASYTLTPTVSLNASYGVFNQSPEYLTMAIRQNDAYVNQGLPYIHTTHYISGLAWQARPSLRLSLEGFYKQYENYPVSEKSGISLANLGGDFGFVGAEAVSGVGKGRAYGLELFAQKKMVERLYGLASYALVWSEFTGKDGVFRPSSWDVRHAVSLTSGYRIGRKWEFGVKWRFTSGNPFTPYDLAKSATEYQITGRGVQDFSKLNSLRMPAYHRLDFRVDRRFFFNKLNGVAYIDIQNLYNRENIFTYTYTQDPAYPNNLRPSSQVSFLPNIGFSIEW; translated from the coding sequence ATGAAAAAAATTTATCTACTTCTGACATTTTGTCTTCCCGCATGGGCTTTCGCCCAAACAGGCGTTGTTCGGGGAACCGTTAACGATGCACTCACCAAACAAGCGATTCCGGGCGTAACCGTTCAGATCGTCGGCACATCGTTTGGTGCCGTGAGCGACATAGAAGGAAACTTCCAAATTTCAGGAATTCCTGTTGGCGTGGTTACTATTCGGGCCACGTTTGTCGGATTCACCCCCCTAACCAAAACGGATATTGTGGTTCAGAACAGCCGCCCAACCGTTTTGCAACTTGAGCTTTCAGAATCCATCAACGAAGCGGCCAGTGTCACCATTCAAGGCTCTGTTTTTGAAACCAAGTCCGATGCACCCGTCTCCATCCGTAGTATTTCGGCAGAGGAAATCCGCCGGACACCAGGTGGTCAGGGCGATATTTCCCGCTCGCTACTCTCTTTGCCTGGCGTTACTACCGGCGCTGATAACCGAAACGACCTTTTGGTGCGCGGAGGTGGCCCTGGCGAAAATGCGTATTTTTTAGATGGGATCGAAATTCCACAGATCAACCACTTCGCTACCCAAGGGGCAACAGGCGGCCCTTTAGGCATGATCAACGTGGATTTTATTGCCAACAGTGATTTTTATTCCGGTGGTTTCCCAGCACGTTATGGAGACGCTCTTTCCTCCTTGCTCATTATCGAAAACCGTCCGGGTTCACCAGATCGGATTGCCGGGGACTTTACAGTTTCGGCCACCGATGCAGGAATAAATTTAGACGGCCCTCTTGGTAACAAGGGCAACTGGTTTTTTTCCGCCAGAAGATCTTATATCCAGTTTCTTTTCGAGGTAATTGGCCTTCCCATCTTGCCTTCCTACTGGGATTTTCAAACCAAATTAGAGTACAACCTAAATAAAAACAATCGGTTAACCTTTGTAGGACTCGGCGCAATTGATGATTTTGAGTTTAATGTGCCCGAAGATCCCACCTTTGAGCAACAAGAAATTGCCGACCGCATTTTTGACAATGACCAATGGAGCTATACCAACGGCCTTGTATGGCGACATCTTTTTAAAGATGGTTTTATGAACGTGGCCCTTAGCCGCTCTATGAATGAATTCCGGTTTGCAGACGTAAACCGTGAAACCAACGAAAACGTCTTCACCAATACCTCCCAAGAATCTGAAAACCGTTTACGGGTGGATGTGGACAAAAAGATCACCAAAACCCTTTCGTTGGGATATGGCGGTGGGGCTACGAATGCACGGATTGCCTCCGACTTTTTCCAGAAAGCCACGCCTGCTGTACCCTTTGACCTAAATTTCCAGAACACCTTATTACTTTGGAAATATTTTGCTTATGGTCAGGCCATTCTTAAAAATGCAAACGGTAAATTTACGTCCACCCTCGGATTACGCTATGATGGCAACTCCTTCCTTGGCAAAAACTACCTTGCGCCCCGCCTTTCGGCCTCTTATACCCTAACTCCAACGGTTTCGCTCAATGCCTCTTATGGGGTTTTTAACCAATCACCGGAATACCTGACTATGGCCATCCGCCAGAACGATGCCTATGTCAACCAAGGCCTTCCGTACATCCATACCACTCACTACATTAGCGGTTTGGCGTGGCAAGCCCGTCCCAGTCTGCGTTTGTCTCTAGAAGGTTTTTATAAGCAATACGAAAACTATCCAGTCTCGGAAAAATCCGGTATTTCCTTGGCCAATTTGGGTGGTGATTTTGGATTCGTGGGTGCGGAAGCGGTATCAGGCGTTGGGAAAGGCCGCGCTTACGGGCTTGAGCTATTTGCACAAAAGAAAATGGTGGAACGCCTCTATGGCCTCGCCTCGTATGCCTTAGTTTGGAGCGAATTTACCGGAAAAGATGGGGTTTTTCGGCCCTCCAGTTGGGATGTTCGTCACGCGGTTTCGCTCACCTCCGGGTATCGTATTGGCCGAAAATGGGAGTTTGGCGTAAAATGGCGGTTCACCTCCGGCAATCCGTTTACGCCTTACGATCTGGCAAAGTCGGCAACAGAATACCAAATTACGGGACGTGGGGTACAGGACTTTTCCAAACTCAACAGCCTACGGATGCCAGCCTATCACCGTTTAGACTTTCGGGTGGATCGTCGTTTCTTCTTTAATAAACTGAATGGGGTGGCGTATATAGATATTCAAAACCTGTATAACCGCGAGAATATTTTCACCTACACCTATACACAAGACCCGGCTTATCCCAACAACCTTCGACCTTCTTCACAGGTCTCTTTCCTGCCCAATATTGGTTTTTCCATCGAGTGGTAG
- a CDS encoding photosynthetic reaction center cytochrome c subunit, whose protein sequence is MNRTMKATLFLMLGIFALPLIWATQRPTPSHLSNPVATVADSLQADRDRHTLALIEKYKGREQDKAGDVFPNLKVQALKDLPLERFYRAMNLGYSRGLGVSCNFCHNVNNWADETNEHHAIARDMARLVEFTNAKVKELPALADKRGMTVNCSTCHQGHKEPPRLAPPAGARPPQNRPRNNP, encoded by the coding sequence GTGAACAGAACGATGAAAGCCACACTCTTCCTTATGCTGGGCATTTTTGCTTTGCCCCTAATCTGGGCTACCCAACGCCCAACGCCCTCACATTTATCCAACCCCGTTGCCACCGTTGCAGATTCGCTCCAAGCCGACCGAGACCGACATACGTTGGCCCTGATCGAAAAATACAAGGGCCGCGAACAAGACAAAGCAGGCGATGTATTCCCCAACCTAAAAGTACAAGCCTTGAAAGACCTTCCTTTGGAACGCTTTTACCGTGCGATGAACCTAGGTTATAGCCGTGGTTTGGGCGTGTCGTGTAATTTTTGCCACAACGTAAACAACTGGGCGGATGAGACTAACGAGCATCACGCCATTGCCCGTGATATGGCGCGGTTGGTGGAGTTTACCAACGCCAAAGTAAAAGAACTTCCTGCCTTGGCCGATAAACGTGGCATGACGGTAAATTGCTCCACTTGCCATCAGGGGCACAAAGAACCGCCTCGTTTGGCACCCCCTGCTGGCGCACGCCCTCCACAAAACAGGCCACGCAATAACCCATAA
- a CDS encoding 3-isopropylmalate dehydratase, whose protein sequence is MKKMIRGLAWVCGEAVDTDQIIPAQYLVYSMTKPDERKMYGHYAMSSVPPGEQGLPDGNTPYVQADAYTSKYNIMIAGGNFGCGSSREHAPFAMAEAGCEAVVAESYARIFYRNAVDGGFLVPFEGMERLNDKISTGDEVEIDVAAGTLTNLTSGETYLLRPLGDVADILDAGNIFEYARKSGMIPSV, encoded by the coding sequence ATGAAAAAAATGATTCGTGGCTTGGCTTGGGTTTGTGGCGAAGCCGTAGATACCGACCAAATTATTCCGGCCCAATACTTGGTGTACAGCATGACCAAGCCAGACGAAAGAAAAATGTACGGGCATTATGCCATGAGTAGTGTACCGCCCGGTGAGCAGGGGTTGCCCGACGGAAATACGCCGTATGTACAGGCCGATGCTTATACCAGTAAGTATAATATCATGATTGCTGGTGGCAACTTTGGATGTGGTTCCTCGCGGGAACACGCGCCTTTTGCAATGGCCGAGGCTGGATGTGAGGCGGTGGTAGCCGAGAGTTATGCCCGTATTTTTTACCGCAATGCTGTGGATGGGGGGTTTTTAGTCCCATTCGAGGGCATGGAGCGACTGAATGATAAGATTAGCACCGGAGACGAGGTGGAAATTGACGTGGCCGCCGGAACCCTTACCAATCTGACATCGGGGGAAACGTATTTATTACGGCCTCTCGGCGATGTAGCGGATATTTTGGATGCAGGCAATATCTTTGAATATGCCCGAAAATCTGGGATGATTCCCTCTGTCTGA
- a CDS encoding GNAT family N-acetyltransferase, whose product MLSSFSLLPAPIITTPRLELRVMTPEDSPSLYALRSDPVVMRFIPRPLAKTTSDTLALIQAFQALIEAHQAITWGIFLRSTEALIGTIGYVQIHPQHSRAEVGYLLGVPYQRNGFMSEALNAVLIHGFRVWKFHTVEAIISPDNLPSRYLLEKIGFIQEGYFKENQFYHGRFHDSVVLTHFGAHL is encoded by the coding sequence ATGCTATCTTCCTTTTCCCTACTCCCCGCCCCAATTATCACCACTCCTCGGTTAGAACTCCGGGTGATGACACCTGAAGACAGTCCATCCTTATACGCCCTTCGATCCGACCCCGTGGTAATGCGTTTTATTCCGAGACCCCTTGCAAAAACGACCTCGGATACCTTAGCGCTCATTCAGGCTTTTCAAGCACTTATCGAGGCCCATCAGGCCATTACGTGGGGGATTTTCCTTCGCTCCACGGAGGCATTAATTGGTACTATCGGATATGTTCAAATACATCCCCAACATTCTCGCGCAGAAGTTGGCTATTTACTCGGCGTACCCTATCAACGAAACGGGTTTATGTCCGAGGCCCTAAATGCCGTCTTGATACATGGATTCCGTGTTTGGAAATTCCACACCGTAGAAGCCATTATTTCTCCGGACAATCTTCCTTCTCGGTATCTCCTTGAAAAAATTGGCTTTATCCAAGAAGGCTATTTTAAGGAAAACCAATTTTATCACGGACGATTTCACGACTCGGTGGTGTTAACACATTTTGGAGCGCACCTATAG
- a CDS encoding 3-isopropylmalate dehydratase large subunit, with protein sequence MSMTITEKILARSAGRDRVSPGENIWVNVDILMTHDVCGPPAAQIFKREFGEHAKVWDKEKLVIIPDHYIFTSDKHANRNVVLLREFVAEQALPHYYDVGSDRYKGVCHMALAEEGFNRPGTVLFGTDSHTCTSGAFGMFATGVGNTDAAFIMGTGKLWVKVPESMRFIMEGEMPSYLTAKDLILAIIGEIGVDGATYRAMEFDGEAVFGLSIEERMTLTNMAIEAGGKNGIIAPDEKTFEYVRARTDYPFMPLYSDPNARYHSEYRFDVTKLEPMVAKPHRPDNKAFVSEVAGTKLDQCYIGSCTGGKMEDFIMAAQVLRGREVVVPTFCVPATTHVAKLMHETLMEGESVWDILERAGCRLTHASCAACLGGPVDTFGRTHGTENVISTTNRNFPGRMGSKQSSVYLASAYTVAASALVGAIADPRGVLV encoded by the coding sequence ATGTCTATGACCATAACCGAAAAAATTCTGGCCCGATCTGCTGGCCGTGATCGGGTTTCCCCTGGAGAAAATATCTGGGTTAATGTTGATATTTTAATGACACATGACGTATGTGGGCCTCCTGCTGCTCAGATATTTAAGCGCGAATTTGGCGAACATGCAAAAGTGTGGGACAAAGAAAAGTTGGTCATTATCCCAGATCACTATATTTTTACGTCCGACAAACATGCCAATCGGAACGTTGTGCTGTTGCGGGAATTTGTTGCCGAACAGGCATTGCCGCATTATTACGATGTGGGTTCAGATCGTTATAAAGGGGTTTGCCATATGGCGCTGGCCGAAGAAGGCTTCAACCGGCCTGGTACGGTTTTGTTTGGGACGGATAGCCATACTTGTACATCGGGTGCCTTTGGAATGTTTGCAACAGGTGTTGGCAATACCGATGCCGCCTTTATTATGGGAACGGGCAAGCTTTGGGTCAAAGTACCGGAGTCTATGCGCTTTATTATGGAAGGTGAAATGCCTTCCTACCTAACAGCTAAAGACCTTATTCTGGCAATTATTGGGGAGATTGGTGTGGATGGTGCGACGTATCGTGCTATGGAGTTCGATGGGGAAGCCGTATTTGGCCTTTCCATCGAAGAGCGGATGACGCTTACCAACATGGCGATTGAAGCAGGGGGGAAAAATGGCATTATCGCACCAGATGAGAAAACGTTTGAGTATGTACGGGCGCGGACCGATTATCCGTTTATGCCTCTCTATTCCGATCCGAATGCTCGTTATCATAGTGAATATCGTTTTGATGTCACCAAACTTGAGCCGATGGTTGCCAAGCCGCATCGTCCCGATAACAAAGCCTTTGTCTCGGAAGTTGCGGGCACAAAATTGGATCAGTGCTATATTGGTTCGTGTACTGGCGGGAAGATGGAGGACTTTATTATGGCGGCGCAGGTATTGCGTGGTCGTGAAGTGGTTGTTCCGACGTTTTGTGTGCCAGCCACAACCCATGTTGCCAAATTGATGCACGAAACCTTGATGGAGGGGGAGTCGGTTTGGGATATTCTGGAACGGGCTGGTTGCCGACTAACCCATGCCTCCTGTGCCGCTTGTCTGGGTGGTCCGGTGGATACGTTTGGACGTACTCATGGAACCGAAAATGTAATTTCTACGACCAACCGCAATTTCCCTGGGAGGATGGGTTCTAAACAGTCTTCCGTGTACTTGGCTTCGGCTTATACAGTTGCGGCCTCGGCGCTTGTGGGGGCAATTGCCGATCCACGCGGGGTTTTAGTCTAA
- a CDS encoding 2-isopropylmalate synthase codes for MCITIFDTTLRDGEQAPGASMTIPEKLHIAHQLAALGVDVIEAGFPVSSPVQFEGVQRVVQEVHGPTVAALARAVELDIREAAKALAGGAKTRIHTFIGTSDIHIEGKFADVKYGVTLEDKRKTVLQKAIEAVQYAKTFTNDVEFSAEDAGRTPVAYLQEVIAAVIEAGATTINIPDTTGFCLPNEYADLIQACMKAANGRSDVIFSTHCHNDLGLAVANSLAGVQAGARQVECTINGIGERAGNAALEEIVMALRVRQSIFGVDSRVNSPMLMGLSKLVSTYSGFSVQPNKAIVGKNAFSHEAGIHQDGVLKRRDTYEIMRAEDVGQDTNRQISLGRHSGRHGFFSRIQTLGFSVTTDLKDDLYRRFLDIADQKKHIYDEDLVLMMKTLESDSSETYVLLEHLQVHVETGKPNLATVRIHFARTGHKKEHTATGDGPIDAIYRAIDHCMEHGYKLMGYHIRALSEGQDAVGEVDVEIEFQDRTFKGAARNMNTLLASALAYIDAINHVEAFRDSQDMVRHSIREKVEVDAQV; via the coding sequence ATGTGTATCACTATTTTTGATACCACCCTGCGTGATGGAGAACAAGCGCCGGGTGCATCTATGACCATCCCGGAAAAACTACACATTGCACACCAACTGGCTGCTTTGGGGGTGGATGTTATCGAGGCCGGGTTCCCCGTGTCATCCCCTGTTCAATTTGAAGGTGTGCAACGGGTGGTGCAGGAAGTTCATGGGCCAACCGTTGCGGCGTTGGCGCGTGCGGTGGAGTTGGACATTCGCGAAGCCGCAAAAGCACTTGCTGGCGGAGCAAAAACACGGATTCATACCTTTATCGGCACCAGTGATATTCACATCGAAGGGAAGTTTGCCGATGTCAAGTACGGTGTTACATTAGAAGACAAGCGAAAAACAGTCCTGCAAAAAGCAATCGAAGCAGTACAATACGCCAAAACCTTTACGAATGATGTGGAGTTTAGCGCCGAAGACGCTGGACGAACACCGGTGGCCTATCTGCAAGAGGTGATTGCGGCAGTGATTGAAGCCGGAGCAACGACCATTAATATTCCCGATACCACCGGATTTTGTCTCCCTAACGAATATGCAGACCTCATACAAGCGTGCATGAAGGCTGCAAACGGCAGGTCGGATGTCATTTTTTCTACCCATTGCCATAACGATTTGGGGCTTGCTGTTGCCAATTCTCTAGCTGGTGTTCAGGCAGGGGCCAGACAAGTGGAGTGTACCATCAATGGGATTGGCGAGCGGGCCGGAAATGCCGCTTTAGAAGAAATTGTGATGGCATTGCGGGTGCGTCAAAGTATTTTTGGCGTTGACTCTCGGGTGAATTCTCCGATGCTGATGGGGTTAAGCAAATTAGTTTCGACGTATTCGGGGTTTAGTGTGCAGCCAAACAAAGCCATTGTTGGTAAAAATGCCTTCAGCCATGAAGCAGGCATTCACCAAGATGGCGTGCTGAAAAGACGGGATACCTATGAAATCATGCGTGCCGAAGATGTGGGGCAAGACACCAATCGCCAGATTTCTTTGGGACGCCACTCCGGACGACATGGCTTCTTCTCGCGGATACAAACACTGGGATTCTCGGTGACGACTGATCTGAAAGATGATCTTTACCGACGCTTTCTTGATATTGCCGACCAGAAAAAGCACATTTACGACGAAGACTTGGTTCTGATGATGAAGACCTTAGAGTCCGATAGTTCAGAAACCTATGTTCTCTTGGAGCACCTCCAAGTACATGTTGAAACTGGAAAACCCAATTTAGCAACCGTAAGGATTCACTTTGCCCGAACAGGTCATAAAAAAGAACATACCGCCACCGGAGATGGGCCTATTGATGCCATTTATCGGGCCATTGACCATTGTATGGAGCATGGGTACAAACTGATGGGGTATCACATTCGTGCACTTTCCGAAGGACAAGATGCTGTTGGGGAGGTGGATGTGGAAATTGAATTTCAAGACCGCACGTTTAAAGGTGCTGCACGGAATATGAACACATTACTGGCATCGGCATTGGCGTATATTGATGCCATCAACCATGTCGAAGCGTTTCGGGACAGCCAAGACATGGTACGTCATTCCATCCGCGAAAAAGTGGAAGTGGACGCTCAAGTTTAA